One Methylocapsa sp. D3K7 DNA window includes the following coding sequences:
- a CDS encoding PAS domain-containing protein: MSDIALGEKAVSDIAASDIVETIPSALIILDRNLNITSANRAFYQTFRTSSSETEGCHIYELGNRQWDIPALRTLLESVIPHRASVEGFEVEHDFPTIGRRTMLVNARKIFRPGNHEGSILLAIEDVSEERAARAESKRNWQLTQSIVDTIRDPLVVLEQDMTIVTASKAFFTIFGITEEEARGLRFSELGQHQWDVPALRHLMEKVLPENKPIESFEIEDNFPGLGRRVFNLNARKIFQAGNHVTRMLLVFEDITDRKQRERDALSLTNEISHRIKNNLQVIVGLIAYEARSTALPCVQGYSAMQSRIGAIAQLYDLISQSSRGGAIAMDAYLREIAKTMSASLLGHTSGIKIEVKAEALDIDPDRAVPFGLLVNELATNAIKHAFPGGTGRVVLSVGQVGDQIELTVADDGVGMKDNDSAKIPEKRGSDYVAIFVRQLGGTIAPSELEETGTIVRIRFPFRLVPPGGSERIAA, translated from the coding sequence TTGTTGAGACCATACCCAGTGCACTCATCATTCTCGATAGAAACTTAAACATTACATCTGCTAATCGCGCGTTTTACCAGACGTTCCGCACGAGCAGCAGTGAGACCGAGGGATGTCATATTTATGAGCTTGGAAACCGGCAGTGGGACATCCCCGCACTTCGTACCCTGCTTGAGAGCGTGATCCCACATCGTGCATCGGTTGAAGGATTCGAGGTTGAGCATGATTTTCCGACCATTGGTCGCCGCACAATGCTGGTCAACGCCCGGAAGATTTTTCGTCCCGGCAACCATGAGGGTTCTATTCTGCTCGCTATCGAGGATGTCAGCGAGGAGCGCGCGGCCCGGGCGGAGAGCAAACGTAACTGGCAACTTACCCAAAGTATCGTTGATACGATTCGCGATCCCCTGGTTGTCCTCGAACAAGACATGACGATTGTGACGGCGAGCAAGGCGTTTTTCACGATATTCGGGATCACGGAGGAGGAGGCGCGGGGGCTGCGTTTTTCTGAATTAGGTCAGCATCAATGGGACGTACCTGCTCTGCGACATTTGATGGAGAAGGTGCTCCCGGAAAACAAGCCGATCGAAAGCTTCGAAATCGAGGATAATTTTCCGGGTCTCGGTCGCCGTGTCTTCAACTTGAATGCGAGAAAAATTTTTCAGGCGGGAAACCACGTTACTCGGATGCTCCTCGTGTTCGAGGACATCACCGACCGCAAACAGCGAGAGCGCGACGCCCTAAGCTTAACGAACGAAATCTCTCATCGGATCAAGAATAACTTGCAGGTCATCGTTGGCTTAATCGCCTACGAAGCGAGATCGACGGCATTGCCCTGCGTTCAAGGTTATAGTGCCATGCAGTCACGCATCGGAGCAATTGCCCAGCTTTACGACCTGATATCTCAATCCAGCCGCGGCGGGGCCATCGCAATGGACGCATATCTCAGGGAAATCGCCAAAACCATGTCAGCGAGCCTACTTGGACACACGTCGGGCATCAAAATAGAGGTCAAGGCCGAAGCATTGGATATCGACCCAGATCGTGCTGTGCCCTTCGGCCTTCTGGTCAATGAGTTGGCGACGAACGCCATTAAGCATGCTTTTCCTGGTGGGACAGGACGGGTCGTGCTGAGCGTGGGACAGGTTGGCGATCAAATTGAGCTGACCGTCGCCGACGACGGTGTAGGTATGAAGGATAATGATTCCGCGAAGATTCCTGAGAAACGTGGTTCCGACTACGTGGCTATCTTTGTGCGTCAGCTTGGCGGCACAATCGCTCCGTCGGAATTGGAAGAAACTGGAACGATCGTTAGAATACGATTTCCCTTCCGTCTGGTCCCACCAGGAGGTAGCGAGCGCATAGCTGCGTAG
- a CDS encoding CDP-diacylglycerol diphosphatase, with amino-acid sequence MFAALRLAVCATALAAGPTCSVHADYFDDIAASVAANRNGLWAVVHDLCLPAYQGIGVALPCIEVNIANGLDRGFAVLQKPSRATHVIVVPTIPVSGIESPALLSEGTPNYWEAAWGARRFVEERAGRRLPRDKIGMAINSTSTRSQDQLHIHVTCVAPLVADFLRRHQGEIRRAWSFLRVPLLVHRFAVMKVETDGLANVDPFKLLARDLPSGTSSMGNETLAVIGATFFNGKTGFYLLANGAGASPRATINAEALLDSKCTS; translated from the coding sequence ATGTTCGCCGCACTCCGCCTCGCTGTCTGCGCCACTGCGTTGGCCGCTGGACCGACTTGTAGCGTACATGCCGACTACTTCGACGACATTGCCGCCAGCGTGGCAGCCAACCGGAATGGATTATGGGCCGTCGTGCACGACCTCTGTTTGCCAGCCTATCAGGGCATCGGCGTTGCGCTTCCTTGCATCGAGGTCAACATTGCCAACGGCCTCGACCGAGGCTTTGCCGTGCTCCAGAAGCCTTCGAGAGCCACGCATGTCATCGTCGTCCCAACTATTCCCGTTTCCGGCATTGAGAGCCCAGCGCTACTCAGCGAAGGTACCCCTAACTATTGGGAAGCAGCATGGGGCGCCCGGCGTTTCGTCGAGGAACGGGCGGGCCGCCGACTGCCACGTGACAAAATCGGAATGGCAATTAATTCGACATCCACTCGCAGCCAGGACCAGCTGCACATTCATGTCACCTGCGTCGCCCCCTTGGTAGCTGATTTCTTGCGCCGCCACCAAGGGGAAATTCGCAGAGCCTGGTCTTTCCTTCGCGTGCCACTTCTCGTGCACAGATTTGCGGTCATGAAAGTCGAGACTGATGGCTTGGCCAACGTGGATCCGTTCAAGTTGCTGGCGCGCGATCTTCCGTCGGGCACGTCTTCCATGGGAAACGAAACGCTGGCTGTGATCGGAGCGACATTTTTTAACGGCAAGACCGGCTTTTATCTTTTAGCGAATGGCGCCGGAGCGTCGCCAAGAGCCACAATAAATGCGGAAGCACTGCTCGACAGCAAATGCACCAGCTAA